In Bradyrhizobium sp. 1(2017), one DNA window encodes the following:
- a CDS encoding 3-keto-5-aminohexanoate cleavage protein, translated as MHKVWIEAALNGPWSRALQPGIPDTVDAIIAEGIACARAGAAIVHTHAYDGGGPQTFDWQVYARIIEGIRAKIDVPVYPSIPGLDARGNVADPKARFAHIEALAERGLLEFAVVDPGSVNFTLTSTTAEAKPAETYLNPETHIRHGLAVAARHRIHPAFAIYEPGFIRAGAALARASGAKTPIYRFMFSQQFAFCFPPKPYGLAALATLAEEETHGAPWMVSGLGVDITTLIPDAVARGGHIRVGLEDALLGSTATNLGLVEDAVRRVREHGGEPATTAEVRQALAQG; from the coding sequence ATGCACAAGGTCTGGATCGAGGCGGCACTGAACGGACCCTGGAGCCGCGCACTTCAGCCAGGCATCCCCGACACGGTCGACGCGATCATCGCCGAGGGAATTGCCTGCGCCCGTGCCGGCGCTGCGATCGTTCACACCCATGCCTATGACGGCGGCGGACCGCAGACCTTCGACTGGCAGGTCTATGCCCGCATCATCGAAGGTATTCGTGCCAAGATCGACGTTCCCGTTTATCCCTCGATCCCGGGCCTCGATGCACGCGGCAATGTTGCCGACCCCAAGGCGCGCTTCGCCCATATCGAGGCGCTGGCCGAACGCGGCCTGCTCGAATTCGCGGTGGTCGATCCCGGCAGCGTCAACTTCACCCTGACCTCCACCACGGCAGAGGCCAAGCCGGCCGAGACCTATCTCAACCCGGAGACTCATATCCGGCACGGGCTTGCCGTCGCCGCGCGCCACCGCATCCATCCCGCCTTCGCGATCTACGAGCCGGGGTTCATCCGCGCCGGCGCGGCGCTCGCGCGCGCGAGCGGTGCGAAGACGCCGATCTACCGCTTCATGTTCTCGCAGCAATTCGCGTTCTGCTTTCCGCCAAAGCCCTATGGCCTCGCGGCGCTCGCGACGCTGGCGGAGGAGGAAACGCATGGCGCGCCCTGGATGGTTTCCGGCCTCGGCGTCGATATCACGACTTTGATACCCGATGCTGTCGCCCGCGGCGGACATATCCGCGTCGGGCTCGAGGATGCCCTGCTGGGCTCGACGGCAACCAATCTCGGGCTGGTCGAGGACGCCGTGCGCAGGGTGCGCGAGCATGGCGGCGAGCCGGCCACGACGGCCGAGGTCCGGCAGGCGCTTGCGCAGGGTTAA